Proteins co-encoded in one Tiliqua scincoides isolate rTilSci1 chromosome 12, rTilSci1.hap2, whole genome shotgun sequence genomic window:
- the LOC136663036 gene encoding syntaxin-3-like has product MKDRLEELRNRVNEDGDSLGRDETLSFDNPVFHEDESSPLREAFREINSLSLSLEKLEELSENIYQKQQEVFCCTTEESICAGKRVLAQMKASFSTEAKIIQPKLRSIQEALARDSKQWLAVSRIRHTQVSVLVGRYRDIVARHYTKETQYVEKLKEQIRRQTELAGLDLQEEDIKQLAESPMAPRIVGQDLEVLKAQQHLAMAQVRHRQLLDLEAQISELHSLFLHLEILVTEQQETINSIELNVLHTLDYISQSNEEVKKALKYERQSRFSAALSSVLGLCACCACLSCLATPNVVR; this is encoded by the coding sequence ATGAAGGACAGATTAGAGGAGCTGAGAAACCGAGTTAACGAAGATGGGGACTCTTTGGGGCGGGATGAGACGCTTTCCTTCGACAATCCCGTTTTTCACGAGGACGAGAGCAGCCCCTTGCGGGAAGCTTTCCGGGAAATAAACAGCCTCTCCCTGTCTCTGGAGAAGCTGGAGGAATTGTCCGAGAACATCTATCAAAAGCAGCAAGAGGTGTTCTGCTGCACCACCGAAGAGAGCATTTGCGCGGGGAAGAGAGTCTTGGCTCAGATGAAAGCCTCTTTCTCGACAGAGGCCAAGATCATTCAGCCAAAGCTCCGCAGCATCCAGGAGGCTCTGGCCAGGGACAGCAAGCAGTGGTTGGCGGTAAGCCGCATCCGCCACACCCAGGTCTCGGTCCTCGTTGGCCGCTATCGCGACATCGTCGCCCGCCATTACACCAAGGAGACCCAATATGTGGAGAAGCTGAAGGAGCAGATCAGGAGGCAAACCGAACTGGCAGGCTTGGATCTCCAGGAGGAGGACATCAAGCAGCTGGCCGAGAGCCCCATGGCGCCGCGCATCGTTGGCCAGGATCTGGAAGTGCTCAAAGCCCAGCAACATCTGGCCATGGCTCAGGTGCGTCACCGACAGCTGCTTGATTTGGAAGCTCAGATCAGCGAGTTGcactccctcttcctccacttggAGATCCTGGTTACGGAACAGCAGGAGACCATCAACAGCATCGAGCTCAATGTCCTGCACACCCTTGACTACATTTCCCAGTCAAACGAAGAGGTCAAGAAAGCCCTCAAGTACGAGAGGCAGTCACGGTTTTCGGCTGCCTTGAGCTctgtgctgggcctctgtgcctgTTGCGCGTGTTTATCTTGTCTGGCTACTCCAAATGTGGTGCGCTGA